GAATTCTTCTGTGGCGGCGCTGGTCAGCGCCTTTGAGGGCACCACCCAGCAGTGCCCGGAACATGCGCCTCAAGGCGGCCTTGTGCAGGTGGAGGATGTGGCGGCCGACTCCGCCGATCTTCTGCGCGGCGCGGTCTTCGCACGGCTGAGCACGATACTGCACGAAGACATAGCCCCGCAGCGCCCCTGGTCTGACGTGCTGGTTCTGGTGCGCAGCAACGATGGGGCCGCGCGCCTGGCCGACCATCTGGTGCGTCAGGGCATTCCCGTCATTACTGAAAACAGCCTCCTCCTTGCCGCCCATCCCCTGATCATACAGACTGTGGCCCTGCTTGCCTTTCTTGACAGCCCTGACGACAATATCGCGTTTTTGACGCTGGTAACGGGCAATATGTTCCATGACCATGCGGAGGCCGCCGAGCTTGCCAACGCCAATCTGGACGGCTGGTGCGCCCAACAGAAAAAAGGCCTTCTGTACCAGAACTTTCGTCAGCGCTGGCCCCGCATCTGGCAGGCCCTGCTGGCTCCGTTCTTCAGCCAGTCCGGCCTGATGACGCCCTATGACACGGTGCTTGAATGGTATGCGCGGCTTCAGGTGGAGCAGCGCTTTCCCGAATCAGCCACCTTTTTGCGCCGCTTTATGGAAGTATTGCACAGCGCCGAAGAAAAAGGGCTTGCCACATTGTCCACCTTTCTTGAACACTGGAACGCCAAAAATCACGAAGAAAAAGTTCCCATGCCGGAAAATATGAACGCCGTGCGCATCATGACGGTGCATAAATCCAAGGGGCTGGAAGCTCCCGTGGTTTTCGTTCCCTTTACCGGCCTGAACATCTCTGTTTCCGACAAGCCCATGCGCGAAGAGCGCCAGGGCCTGAGCATGATGGTGCGTAACCAGAAAGCCCTTGGCCGCCCGTATTACGAAGAACTGGCCCGCCAGGCGCGGGAAAGTCTCAATCTGCTCTACGTGGCCTTTACCCGGGCCAGAGACGCCCTGTATGTCTTTCGCACAGCGGCAAAACAGCAATCGCCTGTTCTGGCGGGGCTGGACATTCTGTGGGATCGCGCGGGCTGGCAGCCACCCTATACGCTGGGCAGCCTGCCCCCTGCCCCGGAAGCTGGCGCTGTCAGCAGCGCGGAACAGCCGTCCGGCGCTCCCATAATTGAAGACTCCCTTTGCGCGCACGCCAATGAGAACGCATATGCCGTGCAGGCAGCGTCGAATGAACAGGCCATTGCTGCGCTTGCCCCTGCTCCGGCTCCGTCCGTTCCTGAAGACTGGCGGCCCATGCAATGGCTGCCGCGTCTGAAAATTTTCCGCAATCCGCTGGAGGCCTTTACCTTCAGGCCCAAGGACAGGGGCAACTTGCTGCATTTTTGTCTGGAACACCTGCGCATCACCGACAATCCACAAAAGGACGCGCAGGCCGCCCTGCACTTCGGCCTGCGCCACTATCCCCTGACCGTGCCGGATGAGGCGGACATCCATCAGGGCGTGACCGAAGCGTTGCGCTGGTTTGCCAGTCAGCCGCAGTCCGCCCGCTGGCTGGCAAACGGCTGGCCGGAACACTCCATCATGACCGACGACGGGCGCCTTTTGCGCGTGGATCTGCTGGTGCGCGAACACTGGGGAACACTCGTTCTAGACTACAAAAGCGGGCAGCCCGACGCCGAGCATGTGGAGCAGGTGCGCAAATATCTCGCCAGCCTGAACCGGGATGCTGAAAAGGAACAAACGTCTGCCAGGGGGCTTCTGGTGTACCTTGATCAGCAGCGTTTTCGCCTTGTGACGCTGGACACCGCTTCGGAACTGGTTTCAGACTGCCAGGAAGTATTGCCCACGCAAGAAGGTCAGCCATGAGCGCCTCTCCTTTTTTGATTTTTCCCTGGCAGCGGCCCTTTTTGCCTGCCCTCAAGGATCACTTGAACGAGATCACCCATGGCCGCCCCGGATCGGCCCTGCTGCTGGTTCCGCACAACCGCCCCTGGCGCTATCTTGTGCAGCTCTACGCGGCCGACGGGTACTCCGGGCTTTTGCCCAAGGTCATGACCCTGTCCGATGCCGTGGCCTCATGGCGCGCCTTTGACAGTTCCGCACCGCTGCATACGGCCAACACGCTGGATCGTGTGGCATTGCTGCACCAATGCATCAACGCCCTCGCCCGTGAAGACAGCAGCCTGGCGGCCCGCTTTGCCCGTATGGACATGGCGCTCTTTCTGCCCTGGGGGCTGCGCCTGGCGGCCTTGCTGGAGGAAATGTACGGGCAACTGGTGGAAATAACGGACATCAGTCATCTGGAAAATGAAGTGGCCGCTCCGGCGGCGGCCCTGCTGGGCGCGCTGGGCC
This DNA window, taken from Desulfovibrio sp. 86, encodes the following:
- a CDS encoding UvrD-helicase domain-containing protein, whose translation is MQHLRQVKASAGSGKTYELTRCFLQRLISSGAPGRAASPACALVYGGPCGWGDILAVTFTNAAATEMRERVIRQLKSAALGYPMQGLDLDPATARRWVDAIMRDMSALNIRTIDSLLHLIVRAASLELKLHPDFQPVFATEEALTPYLDLLLEKAWQGDEGMRELLRQVCRAMVWHGQSKGFLAGEKLLHQLRPLLDSALLGDFGELSSYDELDARLAFLNETAKMAAARLLEEAQRQNLPWLANALKAIQAWANGDYKPSAYLTKDEAAQVFKKGANIDAEVERAYVVFSRAAGACLADGQILRQALRLEPSIRMARILTSAFAHNQEQEGALPGLLIPHLARQVLESDYGVPDTLCRLGTRLSHFLVDEFQDTSQEQWRALRPLVEEALAHGGSLTWVGDVKQSIYGWRDGDPELFDGILADRGLTAIAATTCRDSLPFNWRSSRQVVEHNNALFSPLEQPETARAVMSALLPGDMPPDLREEIMNSSVAALVSAFEGTTQQCPEHAPQGGLVQVEDVAADSADLLRGAVFARLSTILHEDIAPQRPWSDVLVLVRSNDGAARLADHLVRQGIPVITENSLLLAAHPLIIQTVALLAFLDSPDDNIAFLTLVTGNMFHDHAEAAELANANLDGWCAQQKKGLLYQNFRQRWPRIWQALLAPFFSQSGLMTPYDTVLEWYARLQVEQRFPESATFLRRFMEVLHSAEEKGLATLSTFLEHWNAKNHEEKVPMPENMNAVRIMTVHKSKGLEAPVVFVPFTGLNISVSDKPMREERQGLSMMVRNQKALGRPYYEELARQARESLNLLYVAFTRARDALYVFRTAAKQQSPVLAGLDILWDRAGWQPPYTLGSLPPAPEAGAVSSAEQPSGAPIIEDSLCAHANENAYAVQAASNEQAIAALAPAPAPSVPEDWRPMQWLPRLKIFRNPLEAFTFRPKDRGNLLHFCLEHLRITDNPQKDAQAALHFGLRHYPLTVPDEADIHQGVTEALRWFASQPQSARWLANGWPEHSIMTDDGRLLRVDLLVREHWGTLVLDYKSGQPDAEHVEQVRKYLASLNRDAEKEQTSARGLLVYLDQQRFRLVTLDTASELVSDCQEVLPTQEGQP